TGAATTTACCGATATTGCCAATGCCGCGCTGCTTTACGAGAAAGACAGCAGTACTATGTCTCATCTTTCTCAGACGGACAAATCCAATCCGGATACCTGGTCGAGAGATCAGGTTAAAAATGAACTGCGCAACCGGGGCGTGACCCCTTTTGACAATGTGAGCAGCGTAAGCGTGTCGTATTCCACCGGCGGCTATACAAACACAGTGACCATTAACGGTCATAATTTTGACGGTGGTAACTTCCGGCAAATTTTTAACATTCGCGCTCCGGGAGAAATCTGGCTAGCCAGCGCCCTGTTTAACATAGAACATAAGTAAGCTGCCTGATATAATGGCGTAATGCCAAGAATTGCCGTTGATAACTTAGAGCCGGATAGTAAGTCTGTTCTCACCCAACCGGTTGAAGTAAAACCGGAAAAGACAACGCTGGCTGAGCCGCCCGCGCTGGCCAACAGCCAGATTAAAAACGAAACCGCGGTCGATAAAGAATTGGAAGAAAAATCAGGAACCTCGCTTTTGGCTGCCTTTAAAGCCTTTCCCCAAAGCATTACTTTTTCCGATAAAGAACCCGACGAGGATATTATTCTTCTCTTGCGAGCCCATATCATTACGACTTTACCCTGGATTTTAGCAACCCTGGGGCTAATTGTTTTGCCTTTAATTATTCTGCCCCTGGTGTCAATGCTCCATTTACCGGTTAACCCGGGCACGGTTTTTGTCTTTTTTCTGCTTTGGTACGCTGGGACTTTTTCCTACGCCTTTATTAATTTTTTGTCTTGGTATTTTAATGTTTATATCGTCACTTCTGGACGGGTGGTGGATGTTGACTGGTACTCGATTATTTACCGCAAAGTGAGTGCGGCCCAGATCAGTCACATCGAGGATGTCAGCTCCAGCGCCATCGGCGTTCTGGCCGGGGTTTTCGATTACGGAAATGTGGCTATCCAGACGGCGGCAGAAGAGGAAAATTTTGAGTTTGAAGCTGTCCCGCATCCCCAGTTGGTTTCCAAAAAAATTCAGGAATTAATGGAAATCGAAGACCAGGAAAAAGAGGGAAGATAGTATGGAGCTGCTTAATCTTTTACAATTTAGCATTTTTATTAAGCTTTTCTTTGCGGTTCTGATGCTTTTGTACTTTGTTTTTACAGTAGTGGTTTACCGGCAGATTGTCCTTATGACCCAGGTGCTGAACAGCAAGATCTCTCCGCTGTTTAAGATGATAGCTTTGGGGCAAGTTGTGGCTGTAGGAATTCTTTTCTTTCTAGGGATATTGCTGGTTTAGTTGCAAGCGCTCCATAATCCGCGATCCTGAAATTTAGCTTCTTCAGCGGCGGCATTAAACTGGCTGGCAAAATGCAAATCGGGGGCAAGGGGCAGAGGTCTAGCATAACCCTGCCGCACAAGATAATCATTCACAAAGATTTCCCGGCCGGAACTGTCAGTGGCGTAGACATAGCGCAGTAATCGGCCGTATTTATCCCGGTTGGTGGTGTCTTTTTCCAGACGGATAGTTTTACCCGCCAGTAATTTTTCGTTTTCGGCTTTAGCTTCCGGGGCAAAACATTGGGGTTGCTTATTCATGTCTGCCATTTCCGGAGTATTAATCCCGATGTAGCGCACCCGCCGGCCATCGGTTAAAGCAATGGTGTCACCGTCTATAACTTTAGCCACGGTGGGATTTTCTACTGTTTCACTAACTTCAGCCGAGGTTTGCTGGTCGAGGATTAACTGCGCGCCCAGACCGGAGGTAGCCACCCGGGCTAGGATTAAAGCGCAAGCGACCAGAATAAGGCCACATGAGGAAAGAACAAGAAAACTGTGCTTTTGGTCCATTAATTAATATTACCAGTTTTTATGGGGCCGTGGTGGTTGGCAGGGGCGAGGCCACGAGGGTGGTAGCTACCGCGGCGCGTTCACGGCAGCGGAAGGTGTTGCTACTGGTGGGGTTGGCTGGGAGAAGTCTTTAACCAGGGTTACTTCGGTAATGGTGTTGAGTTTGTTATCCCACATTCCTCGAATCATCACCCGGTGGCCGGCGATAATTGTTGAGGGGTTAATCGTTTTCATCCGGCGGTCGAGATACCGGGTAGTTTTGCCGGCAGTGACTGTCTGTTGAGGCCGGGCCAGAGGCTGGAAAATAAAGCCGGTGGCGTTTGTACTAACAATTGTTCCTACAAAAGTGCCCCGGCGTTTTTGGATGGAAATATCGCGGACCAGCCGGGCGTTCACGGCGGTTTGGGTGGTGTTGGTCCATTTGCCGAAAGCTTGCACCTGGTCGCCGACACTAAATTCTGAAAAAGCCGATCTGGCCCCGAACTGGCGCAACAAAATTGTTGTCGGCGTTAAGTTTACCGTCACGCCGTTAATGACGAAATTATTGGTGCCCAGAGAAGAAATCGTTCCGGCGAGTTTGGCAATTGTGCTTCGCGTTTGCGCCTGCGCAGTGATTTTTTCCTGAAGCTGACCGGCACTACTAGCTGCTCTGACTGAATTGTTGACTATGGGTGGGGTAACCGTAGTGACCACAG
The Patescibacteria group bacterium genome window above contains:
- a CDS encoding thermonuclease family protein, yielding MDQKHSFLVLSSCGLILVACALILARVATSGLGAQLILDQQTSAEVSETVENPTVAKVIDGDTIALTDGRRVRYIGINTPEMADMNKQPQCFAPEAKAENEKLLAGKTIRLEKDTTNRDKYGRLLRYVYATDSSGREIFVNDYLVRQGYARPLPLAPDLHFASQFNAAAEEAKFQDRGLWSACN
- a CDS encoding DUF5666 domain-containing protein, producing MTRKFLTGSVVFLTSTVLASSTAFAVVTTVTPPIVNNSVRAASSAGQLQEKITAQAQTRSTIAKLAGTISSLGTNNFVINGVTVNLTPTTILLRQFGARSAFSEFSVGDQVQAFGKWTNTTQTAVNARLVRDISIQKRRGTFVGTIVSTNATGFIFQPLARPQQTVTAGKTTRYLDRRMKTINPSTIIAGHRVMIRGMWDNKLNTITEVTLVKDFSQPTPPVATPSAAVNAPR